The genomic window CCATATTTTTGAACGAGCCCTTTAGTCGCGCCAAAACTACCGCCATATAGTGCGATATCTTCTCCCATCAGAAATACTCGTTCATCGCTTGCTAGAGCTTCATCTAGCGCTTCATTGATAGCGGCTAAATAGGTTATCTCGCGCATTGTCATCCTCCTTATTCAGCATAGACGTTGGTTTCTAAGTCAGCTAGCGTTACGTCTTCCATCTTTTTAGCCTGTTGGATAGACTGTTGAACTTTTTCCCTACTTTCTTCTTTCCATACAATTAATTCCTCTTTAGAGGCTAAATTCGCTGCAAGTAATTGTTGTTCTGCTAATAAGATAGGATCTTTTAGCTGCCACTGGGCTTCTTCTTCTTGTGTCCGGTATTCTCGTTTATCTGATTTTGAATGGCCTCTAGAGCGATAAGTTAATGCTTCGATCAATGTCGGACCTCCCCCGCTCCGGGCTTTTTCGATTGCAGCAGAAGTAGCATCAACTACTTCTAGCCAATTATTGCCGTCAATTGTTTGCCCTTCAAAGCCGTAACTCTCGGCTCGTTTTGATAAAAAAGAAATATTTACCATTTGTTTTATCGAACTACTCATTCCATATTGATTGTTTTCAATAAAAAAAATCACTGGTAATTTCCAAATGGAGGCTAAATTCAATGACTCATGAAAACTCCCTTCGTTGGTAGAGCCATCACCCGCATAACACATCACAACTGCAGTCGTTTTTTTAATTTGAGCTGTCAACGCAGCTCCAACTGCAATGGGATATCCTCCACCAACAATTCCATTCGATCCTAAATTCCCCGTCTCACTGTCAGCAATATGCATACTGCCGCCTTTACCATGATTTGTGCCACCTTTTTTCCCGAATAACTCGGCCATCATTGCAGACATATCTGTCCCTTTGACGATTGTGTTAGCATGTCCTCGATGAGTTGTCGTAATAAAGTCAGTCGATTTTAATAAATAACCACTTCCAACCGCTGTTGCTTCTTGCCCAATAGAAAGATGAGTTGTGCCATGTATCTTGTCTGCTATAAATAACGCTTCTACTTGTTCATCAAAAAAACGAATTTGCCACATAAGCCGATACATTTTTTCAAAATCATCTAATAGCAAACCGGCTTGATTGGATAAGATTGGTTCCATTAAGTTCACCACTCTTTCCTCTTTATATTTAGCGTTCTTAGTGTGTCTTAGTATAGCCTTTTTGATACAATACGGTCAATATATCTAGATAATTTCTAATGAGATATACTGATTTTAATAGGAGTTATCTTCCTTTTATAGGAGTCTCTATTAAATTTTGGTATACTAATAGCGTATCTAAACAAGAATCTTAATAAAGGAAGTAATCGAATGACTTCACTGCAAAAAAACGACTTTTTAACCAATCAATCGTACGTCATTTATGATTCAGCTACGATGCCTTTTAAAAATCAAACAATTTCTCATTTTGCTTTATCAGATAGCTTAACAACTATTATTGGAAAACAACAAAATAAAGCAGCCATTCATTTTTGGAGCACTGATCCGTTAGTCATCATTGGAATGATGGATACTAAATTGCCTCATCTATCAGATGGACTAGCTGTTCTAAGAGCAAATCAGCAACCCTATATTGTTCGTAATTCAGGAGGTTTAGCCGTTGCAAGTGATTG from Carnobacterium iners includes these protein-coding regions:
- a CDS encoding thiamine pyrophosphate-dependent dehydrogenase E1 component subunit alpha, giving the protein MEPILSNQAGLLLDDFEKMYRLMWQIRFFDEQVEALFIADKIHGTTHLSIGQEATAVGSGYLLKSTDFITTTHRGHANTIVKGTDMSAMMAELFGKKGGTNHGKGGSMHIADSETGNLGSNGIVGGGYPIAVGAALTAQIKKTTAVVMCYAGDGSTNEGSFHESLNLASIWKLPVIFFIENNQYGMSSSIKQMVNISFLSKRAESYGFEGQTIDGNNWLEVVDATSAAIEKARSGGGPTLIEALTYRSRGHSKSDKREYRTQEEEAQWQLKDPILLAEQQLLAANLASKEELIVWKEESREKVQQSIQQAKKMEDVTLADLETNVYAE